The genome window ACCTACCTGATTTATCCGCTATTACAGCCGTTGCTTTTGGTGCAACAGTTCCCAATGGGCACCCTCTTGTAAAAGAAGAGGCCAGTTGGGTAACTGAACGAACAGGGGGTTATGGAGCCGCTCGTGAGTTTTGCGAGACTATCCTACAAGCCAAAGGCTTGTTAGAACAGGCGTACCAGAGGTTCCGTTAATGCTACTGAACCAAAGCAAAGCGCGAGTAGCCGTTGCAAGTATTCTCTTGTTACCGCTTCTCGCTTACTGGATTATTAACCCTGATGACGTGCAAGAGACACCGACACAAAGCGCATTATCACAGGGTGCGGATTACTACCTAAAAGGCAGCAAAGTAAAAGAGTTCGATGAACAAGGGAAGCTTAAAGCGACACTGTCAGCCGCTGAGTTAACTCACTTTCCCGATCAAGCATTATCCAGACTACTTTCTCCATCCGTCGAAATGCAGGATGAAAAAGGAACACCTGTCACGCTCACCAGCAAAACTGGCACGTTATTTGATAATGAAGACCGCATGACGCTTGATGAAGACGTACGCGTCACGCATAATCCCAAC of Neptunomonas phycophila contains these proteins:
- the lptC gene encoding LPS export ABC transporter periplasmic protein LptC is translated as MLLNQSKARVAVASILLLPLLAYWIINPDDVQETPTQSALSQGADYYLKGSKVKEFDEQGKLKATLSAAELTHFPDQALSRLLSPSVEMQDEKGTPVTLTSKTGTLFDNEDRMTLDEDVRVTHNPNMPDASLLTTSSLNFDRRSGIASTDLPVKITNQQFETTATGMTININSRTSDLLSDVKGTFYVEP